One window of Acropora palmata chromosome 1, jaAcrPala1.3, whole genome shotgun sequence genomic DNA carries:
- the LOC141883559 gene encoding uncharacterized protein LOC141883559, with the protein MGTSDSKEKENSEDNMNSCSKESEVPSTILPLNKTICVHLVPKFYTSEERGFKRSYCLLVTLQTCVNLHRAVVQWHHSDLTASVEFHERRFGDGRTCSSFRFSGNRPLTVKSILGSDITVTQVTLKENDSLRITGVFKRNIGSIEDLTTCDAFDLILCPSFRINSQNSDWYLLGTLYTKHTDFKHRRHWRAAVRADYT; encoded by the coding sequence ATGGGAACTTCGGAttcgaaagaaaaagaaaactctgaAGACAACATGAATTCCTGTTCGAAAGAGAGTGAAGTACCTTCAACCATCTTGCCTCTTAACAAAACCATTTGCGTTCACTTAGTACCCAAGTTTTACACTTCAGAAGAGAGAGGTTTCAAAAGAAGCTATTGTTTGCTGGTGACACTACAAACATGCGTGAATTTACATCGCGCGGTCGTGCAATGGCACCATTCGGATCTCACTGCAAGTGTGGAGTTCCATGAGCGAAGGTTCGGGGACGGTCGCACTTGTTCATCGTTTCGTTTCTCGGGAAACCGCCCTTTAACGGTGAAGTCGATCCTAGGTTCGGACATCACAGTGACACAAGTTacactgaaagaaaatgactCACTTAGGATTACAGGcgtttttaaaagaaatattggaAGTATTGAGGATTTGACGACTTGCGACGCGTTCGACTTGATACTTTGTCCAAGTTTTCGAATAAACAGTCAAAATTCGGATTGGTATTTGCTGGGGACATTGTACACCAAACACACCGATTTTAAACACAGAAGGCATTGGAGGGCTGCCGTGCGGGCCGACTACACTTGA